One part of the Pyrinomonadaceae bacterium genome encodes these proteins:
- a CDS encoding DUF402 domain-containing protein yields MTVGSHDITVRVLKHDGAEHRRWSARVASCDDSLIILDAEFEYDVNHELLGEIPRGTRTAEYYWFSRWYNIFRFLRNDGDTRLWYCNINTPPTLEDGVLSYIDLDIDVLVQPDFTYAVLDMDEFEQNVKVFGYDDGLRREVQRALNEVTSLIEARQFPFTEAKRDISERVSKS; encoded by the coding sequence GTGACCGTGGGAAGCCATGACATCACAGTCCGCGTTCTAAAGCACGACGGCGCCGAACACCGCCGTTGGAGTGCGCGCGTAGCGAGCTGTGACGATTCACTCATCATTCTTGATGCGGAGTTCGAGTATGACGTTAACCATGAACTGTTGGGAGAAATTCCGCGCGGAACTCGCACGGCTGAGTACTATTGGTTCAGTCGCTGGTACAACATTTTTCGGTTCCTGAGGAATGACGGCGATACCCGGCTCTGGTATTGCAACATCAACACTCCACCAACACTTGAAGACGGCGTGTTGAGCTACATTGACCTGGACATTGATGTTCTGGTGCAGCCCGACTTTACTTACGCGGTTCTCGATATGGATGAGTTCGAGCAGAACGTGAAGGTCTTTGGTTATGATGACGGGCTGCGGCGCGAAGTTCAAAGGGCACTTAATGAGGTCACTTCGCTGATTGAAGCGCGTCAGTTCCCTTTTACGGAAGCGAAACGCGACATTTCGGAACGAGTTAGTAAGTCATGA
- a CDS encoding S41 family peptidase: MSFKKKFTLILASASLAIYTIAGAWLATRAQQPANDPGAQQRIFESVLQHIQNDYVDEPNMEKVRAGALRGLAYGLDPYSTYLTAEQVKDYRAGKKTNQVGIGAELSQMASYLYVVAPVKGAPAEQGGVRAGDIIEYIDGKATRDISLYDAKQLLNGAAGTEVKLRILRAGVRPLTLAVKRTAFRAPSVEARMEPGKIGILRINSLDAGEGADVRARLQDLMKQGAQKIIIDLRSVAGGEIQEGVTVANLFIPSGPLARTIGREQKVLKAFDADAKVTLFNGPAVVLIDNGTAGAAEIVASAFVERKRGDVVGEKSFGSGADQELFTLRDGDGLLLTTVKWASASGKPFLGEDRARSGIAPSVEVKRPEAPDAAEVDDTSPEEPQPPTPTASPEAPKPPPEDLQLKKALELLRDKAPAQRAA, from the coding sequence ATGTCGTTTAAAAAGAAATTCACTCTTATTTTGGCGTCGGCGAGTTTAGCAATCTACACGATCGCGGGCGCATGGCTGGCGACGCGTGCGCAGCAACCGGCGAATGATCCGGGGGCGCAGCAGCGCATTTTCGAGAGCGTACTTCAGCATATTCAGAACGATTACGTCGACGAGCCGAACATGGAAAAGGTCCGCGCCGGTGCCTTGCGCGGGTTGGCCTACGGACTGGATCCGTACTCGACGTATTTGACGGCTGAACAGGTTAAGGATTACCGGGCCGGCAAGAAAACAAACCAGGTGGGCATCGGCGCGGAACTGTCGCAGATGGCGTCATACCTGTATGTTGTCGCGCCGGTGAAGGGCGCACCGGCCGAACAAGGCGGTGTGCGCGCAGGCGACATCATTGAATACATTGACGGCAAAGCCACCCGCGACATTTCGCTCTATGACGCGAAGCAGTTGTTGAACGGTGCGGCCGGGACCGAAGTGAAGCTCCGGATCCTGCGCGCCGGTGTGCGTCCGCTGACGCTGGCGGTAAAGCGTACCGCTTTCCGGGCCCCCTCAGTTGAAGCGCGGATGGAACCCGGTAAGATTGGCATCCTGCGCATCAACAGCCTCGACGCCGGCGAAGGCGCCGACGTGCGGGCTCGTTTACAGGACCTGATGAAGCAGGGTGCGCAAAAGATCATCATTGATCTCCGCAGCGTGGCGGGTGGTGAGATTCAGGAGGGCGTGACCGTCGCTAACCTGTTTATTCCATCCGGCCCGCTGGCACGTACGATCGGCCGCGAACAAAAAGTTTTGAAAGCATTCGACGCCGATGCGAAAGTTACTTTGTTCAATGGTCCGGCCGTCGTTCTTATTGACAACGGAACGGCCGGAGCCGCCGAGATCGTTGCTTCCGCTTTCGTTGAGCGAAAGCGCGGCGACGTAGTTGGCGAAAAGAGTTTCGGTTCCGGGGCCGACCAGGAGCTATTCACTTTGCGTGACGGCGACGGATTGTTGCTGACCACTGTGAAATGGGCTTCGGCGAGCGGCAAGCCCTTCCTGGGCGAAGATCGCGCCCGTTCCGGCATTGCACCGTCGGTTGAAGTGAAGCGACCCGAAGCGCCCGACGCGGCCGAAGTAGATGATACCAGCCCCGAAGAGCCGCAGCCGCCGACCCCGACGGCGAGTCCTGAAGCCCCCAAGCCGCCCCCCGAGGATTTGCAACTCAAGAAAGCGCTTGAATTGCTGCGCGACAAAGCGCCGGCTCAACGCGCGGCATAA
- a CDS encoding retroviral-like aspartic protease family protein has protein sequence MNSKHRLLFAAILLVATGGRAVSIETALFAAPQSAPQRTARAATVRPVRLREVRGRGLLADVWVNSVGPFVFAVDTGAGVTLVTPRVASAARLDVRADRSRSIAGLSGRGTTAHDALVQSLAIGDRTNYVPGTRSVVVTAGLPNDIDGVLDPTEAFSPLGYIIDIPRLELSTFDTRAFPLSLEDQPREGAVVRWLRQGSSHRPFVQLDNGERALIDTGSSLGLGIRSNSESDRGRVSYSRDVGGGQVATQRVRPMTVAIGALELKNVPTDVISGAQPGAPTLLGLSALRPFRLVFDPVNRLIEIAPSSRR, from the coding sequence GTGAACAGCAAGCACAGACTTCTGTTTGCAGCCATCCTGTTGGTCGCAACAGGGGGAAGGGCAGTTTCAATAGAGACTGCCCTTTTTGCTGCCCCTCAATCCGCGCCGCAGCGAACGGCTCGCGCGGCGACCGTGCGACCTGTGCGTTTGCGTGAAGTTCGCGGACGCGGACTATTAGCAGATGTTTGGGTTAATTCCGTCGGGCCGTTCGTCTTTGCCGTTGATACCGGCGCTGGGGTAACGCTCGTGACACCGCGCGTAGCGTCCGCAGCGCGGCTCGATGTTCGCGCGGATCGCAGCCGTTCAATTGCGGGCTTAAGTGGGCGCGGGACGACCGCACACGATGCTCTCGTTCAAAGTTTGGCGATTGGCGACCGGACGAACTACGTGCCCGGCACGCGGTCAGTCGTCGTGACGGCCGGGTTACCTAATGATATCGACGGAGTATTGGATCCGACGGAAGCCTTCTCGCCTCTCGGCTACATCATCGACATTCCCCGATTAGAGCTTTCCACGTTTGATACCCGTGCGTTCCCTCTAAGTCTTGAAGATCAACCGCGCGAAGGAGCGGTCGTGCGCTGGTTACGCCAGGGATCGAGTCACCGTCCATTCGTCCAATTGGACAACGGCGAGCGCGCATTAATCGATACTGGTTCGAGCCTGGGTTTAGGCATCAGGTCAAATTCTGAGTCAGATCGGGGCCGCGTTTCGTACTCGCGAGACGTCGGCGGCGGCCAGGTCGCCACCCAACGCGTGCGCCCGATGACCGTCGCAATCGGCGCGCTTGAATTGAAAAACGTTCCGACCGATGTCATTTCGGGCGCGCAACCCGGGGCGCCTACGCTTTTGGGACTCAGCGCGCTGCGCCCGTTCCGGCTTGTCTTCGATCCGGTTAATCGCCTGATTGAAATTGCACCCTCCTCACGCCGCTAA
- the fsa gene encoding fructose-6-phosphate aldolase: MKFFLDTANLDEIRQAAALGLADGVTTNPTLIAKEGNVDFKQHIAEICKLVSGPVSAETTSDDRDEMLKQGREYVKIAPNVVIKVPLTTAGLEATRIFDQEGIKVNVTLCFSAAQAICAAKAGASFISPFLGRLDDIGDNGLRLLEEIIEIYDQYDWKTEVLAASLRHPIHVIEAARMGSDIATMPFKVFQQLLKHPLTEKGQETFLADSKKASAAKG, from the coding sequence ATGAAGTTTTTTCTCGACACCGCTAACCTGGACGAGATTCGCCAAGCAGCCGCGCTCGGCCTTGCTGACGGAGTCACCACAAATCCGACGCTCATCGCCAAAGAAGGCAACGTCGATTTCAAGCAACACATTGCCGAGATCTGCAAATTAGTTTCCGGTCCCGTGTCGGCCGAAACGACCAGCGACGATCGCGACGAGATGCTCAAGCAGGGCCGCGAGTACGTGAAAATCGCGCCCAACGTCGTCATCAAAGTGCCGCTCACGACTGCCGGACTGGAAGCCACGCGCATCTTCGACCAGGAAGGAATCAAGGTTAACGTGACGCTTTGCTTCTCGGCAGCCCAGGCAATTTGCGCGGCTAAAGCCGGCGCGTCCTTCATCAGCCCGTTTCTGGGTCGGCTCGACGACATTGGCGACAACGGTTTACGGCTGCTCGAGGAAATCATCGAGATCTACGATCAGTACGATTGGAAAACCGAAGTGTTGGCGGCCAGCCTGCGCCATCCAATTCACGTCATTGAGGCGGCTCGAATGGGTTCCGATATCGCGACGATGCCTTTCAAAGTGTTCCAGCAGTTGTTGAAGCATCCGCTCACCGAGAAGGGGCAGGAAACGTTTCTCGCCGATTCGAAGAAAGCGTCCGCGGCAAAAGGCTGA
- a CDS encoding acyl-CoA carboxylase subunit beta, whose amino-acid sequence MSSQKQQPAKLSKLDQLRERERRAAEGGGAERVEKLHAAGRMTARERVEFLLDDDTFQEFDKLVEHRSRDFGLDKQKYPGDGVVTGHGLIDGRKVFVFAQDFTVFGGSLSETHAEKICKVMDLAMKVGAPIIGLNDSGGARIQEGVVSLGGYADIFLRNTLASGVVPQISCIMGPCAGGAVYSPAITDFNIMVRDTSYMFITGPDVIKTVTHEDVTKEELGGAATHNSKSGVAHFAADSDEHALRMVRELLSFIPSNNLDDPPRLAPSDSPERIDTKLNSIVPEASNQPYDIREVIDSIVDEGYFFEVHRDYAPNIVVGFGRLDGKPVGIVANQPAYLAGVLDIDSSIKGARFVRFCDCFNIPIVTFEDVPGFLPGISQEHGGIIKHGAKLLYAYAEATVPKVTVITRKAYGGAYCVMGSKHIRTDINFAWPSAEIAVMGAEGAVDILYRRELAEASDKASARRSRVTELEDKFASPYVAAERGFIDEVIEPAQTRPKLIRALSLLENKRDQNPPKKHGNIPL is encoded by the coding sequence ATGAGTTCCCAGAAACAACAGCCCGCTAAACTTTCGAAGCTCGATCAACTGCGCGAGCGTGAGCGACGCGCGGCAGAGGGCGGTGGCGCGGAGCGCGTTGAGAAGCTACATGCCGCCGGCAGGATGACCGCGCGCGAACGAGTCGAGTTTCTCCTCGATGACGACACGTTCCAGGAATTCGACAAGCTGGTCGAGCATCGCTCGCGGGACTTCGGCCTCGACAAACAGAAATATCCGGGCGATGGCGTGGTTACCGGCCATGGCTTGATTGACGGCCGCAAAGTGTTTGTCTTCGCGCAGGACTTCACGGTCTTTGGCGGTTCCCTGTCTGAAACGCACGCCGAAAAAATCTGCAAAGTGATGGACCTCGCGATGAAGGTGGGCGCGCCCATCATCGGCCTGAACGATTCCGGCGGGGCGCGCATTCAGGAAGGCGTCGTCAGTCTCGGTGGTTACGCAGACATCTTTCTGCGTAATACTTTGGCCAGCGGTGTCGTGCCGCAAATCAGCTGCATTATGGGTCCGTGCGCGGGCGGCGCCGTGTATAGTCCGGCGATTACCGACTTCAACATTATGGTGAGGGACACGTCCTACATGTTCATCACCGGCCCTGATGTGATTAAGACAGTGACGCACGAAGACGTCACGAAGGAAGAGCTTGGGGGCGCCGCCACGCACAACAGTAAATCCGGCGTCGCGCACTTCGCCGCCGATTCGGACGAGCACGCGCTGCGGATGGTGCGCGAGCTGCTGTCATTTATTCCTTCGAACAACCTTGACGATCCGCCGCGTCTGGCGCCGAGCGATTCGCCGGAGCGCATCGACACAAAACTGAATTCAATAGTCCCGGAAGCTTCGAACCAACCCTACGACATTCGCGAAGTGATTGATTCGATCGTCGATGAAGGCTACTTCTTTGAAGTGCATCGCGACTACGCGCCGAACATTGTAGTGGGATTTGGGCGGCTGGACGGTAAGCCCGTGGGCATCGTCGCCAATCAGCCTGCGTATCTCGCCGGCGTTTTGGACATCGACAGTTCGATCAAGGGCGCGCGCTTCGTGCGGTTTTGCGACTGCTTCAATATTCCGATTGTGACCTTTGAAGACGTGCCCGGTTTCCTGCCCGGCATTTCACAGGAACACGGCGGCATCATCAAGCATGGCGCGAAACTGCTGTATGCGTATGCCGAAGCGACCGTGCCGAAAGTCACCGTGATTACGCGCAAGGCTTACGGCGGCGCGTATTGCGTGATGGGCTCAAAGCACATTCGTACCGACATTAACTTCGCCTGGCCTTCGGCCGAAATCGCGGTGATGGGAGCTGAAGGAGCGGTTGATATTTTGTACCGGCGCGAACTGGCTGAAGCTTCAGATAAAGCGTCGGCGCGCCGATCTCGTGTAACTGAATTAGAAGACAAGTTCGCGAGCCCTTACGTTGCCGCCGAGCGTGGCTTCATTGATGAAGTAATTGAGCCCGCCCAGACTCGTCCAAAACTAATCCGCGCGCTTTCGCTTTTGGAAAACAAGCGCGATCAGAACCCGCCAAAGAAGCACGGCAATATTCCGTTGTGA
- a CDS encoding ABC transporter permease, which yields MSLAVTRINLADTTAVWRRNVMVHLRLWRLNLVAPVIEPVISVLGFGWGIGALVAGQVTGVSYLTFAGAGILGITVLMRAMFETTYASYFRMVYQSTYDAILATPVDAESLAFAEILWAVTHAFFDTLIILVVLAIFGGATSWWALLAPLPLLLGALFMAGLSLGVTAHVRDIDAFNIYMAVFFSFMYVSGAWYPIEVLPVWLQIPAWAMPLTESIDLTRAFLTGHFLKRHVYEAVYLVISALVACEWAMRSLRKRMVA from the coding sequence ATGAGCTTAGCAGTCACTCGCATCAACCTGGCAGACACCACCGCCGTGTGGAGGCGGAATGTCATGGTGCACCTCCGGCTGTGGCGACTTAATCTGGTCGCCCCAGTTATCGAGCCGGTCATATCAGTGCTCGGTTTCGGTTGGGGCATTGGAGCGCTGGTGGCGGGCCAGGTAACCGGCGTGTCTTACCTTACCTTCGCCGGCGCAGGCATCCTCGGCATCACGGTTCTGATGCGCGCCATGTTTGAAACCACGTACGCGTCGTACTTTCGCATGGTGTACCAATCGACTTACGACGCGATCCTGGCCACGCCCGTGGATGCCGAGTCGCTGGCCTTCGCCGAAATACTCTGGGCCGTCACGCACGCTTTCTTCGACACGCTGATCATTCTGGTGGTCCTGGCGATTTTTGGAGGCGCCACCTCGTGGTGGGCTCTGCTTGCTCCTTTGCCGTTGTTACTTGGTGCGTTATTCATGGCCGGGCTGTCTCTGGGCGTCACCGCACACGTCCGCGACATTGATGCCTTCAACATTTACATGGCGGTCTTCTTTTCGTTCATGTACGTGTCGGGCGCGTGGTATCCGATTGAAGTTCTGCCCGTGTGGCTGCAAATTCCCGCGTGGGCGATGCCGCTGACAGAGTCGATTGACCTGACGCGGGCGTTTTTGACCGGCCACTTCCTAAAACGTCACGTGTACGAAGCCGTCTATCTGGTAATATCAGCGCTCGTGGCGTGCGAATGGGCCATGAGAAGTTTGCGAAAGCGCATGGTCGCCTGA
- a CDS encoding potassium channel family protein — MRYLVGSIGVFLVAVVLWETFETIVLPRRVIRRWRVTGFLYHLTWSPWAALARSIIKDQRREKILAFFGPLSLILLLAIWAFGIIVGFALIHYGAGTTFENHPLTGFWSHLYFSGTTFFTLGLGDLSPTNNLGRVLAVVQSGVGLGFFAMVISYLPVLYQAFSRREVNISMLDARAGTPPTAGELLRRHHEAGDMESLNTLLREWERCSADLRESHLSYPVLCYFRSQHDNQSWLAALSTILDTCALVMVGIDGVPKWQAQLTFKMTRNTIVDLTKVFNTSPLKNDGQQLTPEELAQLRTVLGQCGVALCNEPGDDVAVTKLRAMYEPYLQVLSEHLLMPLPGWLPQPRATDDWQTSASEGREPAPDEPFQKSKLEHAAGPQRKVS, encoded by the coding sequence ATGCGATACCTCGTCGGCAGCATCGGCGTCTTCCTGGTGGCGGTGGTGTTGTGGGAGACATTTGAGACGATTGTCCTGCCGCGCCGCGTAATTCGCCGCTGGCGCGTGACGGGGTTTCTCTATCATCTCACCTGGTCGCCGTGGGCGGCGCTGGCTCGATCGATCATCAAAGACCAGCGGCGGGAAAAGATCCTCGCATTCTTTGGTCCCCTCTCTTTAATCCTGCTACTGGCAATCTGGGCCTTCGGCATTATCGTCGGCTTTGCTTTAATTCATTACGGCGCGGGAACCACATTCGAAAATCACCCGCTGACCGGTTTTTGGTCCCACCTGTATTTTAGCGGTACCACCTTTTTTACTTTGGGACTCGGTGACCTTTCCCCGACAAATAATCTCGGCCGCGTGTTAGCGGTCGTCCAATCCGGCGTTGGGCTCGGCTTTTTTGCGATGGTCATTAGCTACCTTCCCGTTCTTTATCAGGCGTTCTCGAGACGTGAGGTCAACATTTCGATGCTCGACGCGCGCGCCGGCACACCACCCACCGCGGGTGAATTACTGCGCCGCCATCACGAAGCGGGCGATATGGAGAGCTTGAACACCCTCCTGCGCGAGTGGGAGAGGTGCTCGGCGGATCTTCGCGAAAGCCATTTGTCCTATCCAGTGTTGTGCTATTTCCGATCGCAGCACGACAATCAGTCATGGCTGGCGGCGCTCAGCACGATCCTCGACACCTGCGCGCTCGTCATGGTCGGGATCGATGGAGTGCCGAAATGGCAGGCGCAGCTCACCTTCAAAATGACGCGGAACACGATTGTCGATTTGACGAAGGTGTTCAATACGTCGCCCCTCAAGAATGACGGCCAGCAGCTCACGCCCGAAGAACTTGCGCAGCTGCGGACCGTCCTCGGCCAATGTGGAGTTGCGCTTTGCAATGAGCCCGGCGACGACGTAGCGGTGACAAAGCTGCGCGCGATGTATGAGCCTTATCTTCAGGTGTTGTCGGAACACCTGTTGATGCCTTTACCGGGATGGCTTCCGCAACCGCGCGCGACGGATGACTGGCAGACGAGCGCGTCGGAGGGAAGAGAACCTGCCCCCGACGAACCTTTTCAAAAGAGTAAGCTCGAACATGCTGCGGGGCCTCAGCGCAAAGTGTCATGA
- the mltG gene encoding endolytic transglycosylase MltG, with protein MSTRTRKNITRWALRIAIVLVIVVIGFSVWFYRDLHAPVAHAKAGDYIEIPRGSTPDGIAEKLVAEGVLRRKWPLLLYLKTTGKAKTIRAGEYRFASPISALGVLRKLQEGEQRLSRFTVIEGWTRWDIADSLARVEELQLKDSTEALKLMDDTSLIRDLDPSAENLEGYLFPATYSFPAGTKAPVIIETMVKRFRQTWTPERAAKARALNMTPRQIAIVASLIETEAKLKDERPMIASVIYNRLKRNIALGVDSTIVYASKLAGKWRNDGKVYLSDVNRRSPYNTRIYVGLPPGPVANAGDSSIDAALNPAQTDYLYYVRDPNRNDGAHHFYNNDADFQRGVRALREWERTRDAQK; from the coding sequence ATGTCTACTCGAACTCGAAAAAACATTACGCGTTGGGCACTTCGAATCGCGATCGTGCTCGTAATTGTCGTTATAGGCTTCAGCGTTTGGTTTTACCGCGATCTGCACGCGCCGGTCGCACACGCCAAAGCCGGCGACTACATCGAAATTCCGCGCGGCTCCACGCCGGACGGCATTGCAGAGAAACTCGTCGCGGAAGGTGTGCTGCGACGCAAGTGGCCTTTGCTGCTGTATCTCAAGACGACCGGCAAGGCGAAGACGATTAGGGCCGGCGAGTATCGCTTCGCTTCTCCGATTTCAGCGCTCGGCGTTCTGCGAAAACTTCAGGAAGGCGAGCAGCGTCTCAGTCGCTTCACGGTTATCGAAGGCTGGACACGTTGGGACATCGCTGATTCGCTGGCGCGGGTCGAGGAGCTGCAATTGAAGGACAGCACGGAAGCGCTCAAGCTGATGGACGATACGAGCTTGATTCGGGACCTCGATCCGTCGGCGGAAAACCTCGAAGGATACCTGTTTCCGGCAACCTACAGCTTTCCGGCCGGCACCAAGGCGCCGGTGATTATCGAAACGATGGTCAAGCGTTTCCGGCAGACGTGGACGCCGGAACGCGCTGCGAAAGCACGCGCTCTTAACATGACGCCGCGCCAAATCGCCATCGTCGCGTCGCTGATCGAGACCGAAGCAAAACTGAAAGACGAGCGGCCGATGATTGCTTCGGTGATTTATAACCGGCTGAAGCGGAATATCGCTCTCGGGGTGGATTCGACGATCGTTTACGCGTCAAAACTCGCTGGGAAGTGGCGCAACGACGGCAAGGTGTATTTGAGTGACGTCAACCGGCGCTCGCCTTACAACACGAGAATCTACGTTGGGCTGCCGCCGGGGCCGGTCGCAAATGCCGGCGACAGCTCAATCGACGCCGCATTGAATCCCGCGCAAACTGATTATCTGTATTATGTTCGCGATCCCAACCGGAATGACGGCGCGCATCACTTCTACAACAACGACGCCGATTTTCAGAGAGGCGTGCGCGCGCTTAGAGAATGGGAGCGCACCCGCGACGCGCAAAAATAG
- a CDS encoding DUF1330 domain-containing protein yields the protein MPAYIVVEVEVEDPVRYEDYKKMVPPSLAAYGGRFLVRGGKVENLEGDWAPTRLVMVEFPSVDQAKAWWNSSEYADAKALRQATAKTQMIVVEGFQS from the coding sequence ATGCCCGCTTACATCGTTGTCGAAGTTGAAGTAGAAGATCCGGTTAGATACGAAGACTACAAGAAAATGGTGCCGCCGTCGCTCGCTGCGTATGGCGGCCGTTTTCTTGTGCGCGGCGGCAAGGTGGAAAACCTCGAAGGCGATTGGGCGCCGACGCGCCTGGTCATGGTCGAGTTCCCTTCCGTTGATCAGGCGAAAGCCTGGTGGAATTCGTCCGAATACGCTGATGCAAAAGCTCTCCGTCAGGCCACTGCGAAGACGCAGATGATTGTCGTTGAAGGCTTCCAATCCTAG
- a CDS encoding cyclase family protein, producing the protein MRVNDELALVDLSHTIEDGLVTYKGLPAPVICDFLSREQSRQHYAPGTEFQIGKIEMVANTGTYLDSPFHRYDHGKDLSQLELSSLANLDGTVVRANDKNQRRVDATAFKGIEVHGKAVLIHTGWARHWRTDNYFDGHPYLTKDAAQFLVDKGAALVGIDSYNIDDTADLTRPAHTILLGAGIPIVEHMHNLSALPRAGFRFFAVPAKIKGMGTFPVRAFAIVE; encoded by the coding sequence GTGCGCGTGAATGATGAATTAGCCTTAGTCGATCTGAGCCACACCATCGAGGACGGCCTCGTGACTTATAAAGGTCTGCCTGCACCTGTCATTTGTGATTTTCTCAGCCGGGAACAATCGCGCCAGCACTATGCGCCGGGAACTGAATTTCAAATCGGCAAAATTGAGATGGTCGCAAACACGGGCACTTATCTCGACAGTCCTTTTCATCGATATGACCATGGCAAGGATTTGTCACAGTTGGAGCTTTCATCTCTGGCTAATCTCGACGGCACAGTGGTTAGGGCAAACGATAAAAATCAAAGACGTGTGGATGCCACCGCATTCAAGGGAATTGAAGTGCACGGGAAAGCAGTTCTGATTCACACCGGTTGGGCGAGGCATTGGCGGACCGACAACTACTTCGATGGCCACCCATATCTCACCAAAGATGCCGCGCAGTTTCTGGTCGACAAGGGCGCCGCGCTCGTCGGCATAGATTCTTACAACATAGACGACACCGCTGATTTAACCAGACCCGCGCACACTATTCTTCTCGGCGCGGGCATCCCTATTGTTGAGCATATGCACAACCTCAGCGCACTGCCCCGCGCCGGATTCAGATTCTTCGCGGTTCCCGCAAAGATAAAAGGCATGGGAACATTTCCGGTGCGTGCATTCGCAATTGTGGAGTAG
- a CDS encoding ABC transporter ATP-binding protein, with the protein MPDESVDLRASTRDGTSLASDRGPAASVVKATNLTKTYGKHTAVNGIDFDVRQGETFGLLGPNGAGKSTTMRMIACRSPLTSGELFVEGLDVRTQGRQIRSLIGVVPQDNNLDPDLNVIKNLITYASYYRIPKKQAAARTDELLQFIGMAERADAKVDHLSGGMKRRLMIARALLHEPRLLVLDEPTTGLDPQVRQEIWQKLEELRRVSGVTILLSTHYMDEAEKLCERLVVIDRGQILATGTPRDLVLAKVSRYALEVRDVGDLPLRATSNGINAIARNSAHLYFAAEAEMLTPLMKEKEYEGRRRMIRLSNLEDVFLQLVGDNELGQ; encoded by the coding sequence ATGCCCGACGAGTCTGTCGACCTGCGCGCCTCAACGCGGGACGGTACTTCCCTGGCCTCTGACAGGGGGCCGGCGGCGTCCGTCGTAAAGGCCACCAATCTCACCAAAACCTACGGCAAGCATACAGCGGTCAACGGAATCGACTTCGATGTCCGTCAAGGCGAGACGTTTGGATTGCTCGGGCCTAACGGCGCGGGAAAGTCCACCACGATGCGCATGATTGCCTGCCGCTCGCCGCTGACATCCGGTGAGTTGTTTGTCGAGGGACTGGATGTCCGCACGCAGGGCCGGCAGATTCGCTCTCTGATCGGCGTCGTCCCGCAGGACAACAATCTGGATCCTGATCTCAATGTCATCAAGAACCTAATCACTTACGCGAGCTATTACAGAATCCCGAAAAAACAGGCCGCGGCCCGCACTGACGAATTGCTTCAGTTTATCGGAATGGCTGAGCGTGCTGATGCCAAGGTCGATCATCTATCGGGAGGCATGAAGCGGCGTCTGATGATTGCCCGCGCGCTGTTGCACGAGCCCCGGCTGTTGGTGCTGGACGAGCCGACCACCGGTCTTGACCCGCAAGTGCGCCAGGAGATTTGGCAGAAGCTGGAAGAGTTGCGGCGCGTAAGTGGAGTGACAATTCTGCTTTCGACGCATTACATGGACGAGGCTGAGAAGCTTTGTGAACGTCTGGTCGTCATTGACCGCGGTCAGATCCTGGCGACAGGCACGCCGCGCGACCTCGTGCTTGCTAAGGTATCGCGTTACGCATTGGAAGTCCGCGACGTAGGCGATTTGCCGCTACGGGCCACGAGCAATGGCATCAACGCCATCGCCCGGAACAGCGCTCATCTTTACTTTGCCGCCGAAGCCGAAATGCTCACGCCACTTATGAAGGAAAAGGAATATGAGGGACGCCGCCGCATGATTCGTCTGTCGAACCTTGAAGATGTCTTTCTACAACTCGTCGGTGACAACGAATTGGGGCAGTGA
- the ruvX gene encoding Holliday junction resolvase RuvX, protein MHARIVLLPVDGENMVNAAANAGDSTGVENRREGGRLLAIDMGAKRVGVAVSDELGLTIRPVTTIERRSWKKLLRSISEQIEIFKARALVVGLPLNLDGSEGPASAEARQIAAKFELSLKIPVYLQDERLTSEEAKLRLQDIQTRERANDIDSAAAAIILQDFIDQQLRSAET, encoded by the coding sequence ATGCACGCAAGGATAGTTTTGTTACCCGTTGACGGCGAAAATATGGTGAATGCGGCTGCGAATGCCGGGGATTCGACCGGGGTCGAGAACCGAAGAGAGGGCGGCAGGCTGCTCGCGATCGACATGGGGGCTAAGCGTGTCGGCGTCGCCGTCTCTGATGAACTCGGCCTGACAATCCGGCCCGTGACCACGATTGAGCGCCGTAGCTGGAAGAAACTCTTGCGGAGCATCAGCGAGCAAATCGAGATTTTTAAGGCGCGCGCTCTGGTGGTGGGGCTCCCGCTAAATCTTGATGGATCGGAAGGACCTGCGTCCGCTGAGGCCCGGCAGATTGCCGCGAAATTTGAACTATCACTTAAGATTCCCGTTTATCTTCAGGACGAACGTTTGACATCAGAGGAAGCCAAATTACGCCTTCAAGACATTCAAACACGCGAACGAGCGAACGATATTGATAGTGCCGCCGCGGCAATTATCCTTCAGGATTTCATCGACCAACAGTTACGCTCGGCCGAGACCTAG